In Gemmatimonadales bacterium, a single window of DNA contains:
- a CDS encoding efflux RND transporter permease subunit yields the protein MLTTLVRGAIRHRGVVIGLALALVVYGAGVVAGSRLDVFPEFAPPQVSIQTEAPGLSPEQVEILVTKPIEDAINGVEGIAAVRSQSIQGLSVITAVLAEHVDIYRARQSLAERLGEAAGRLPETVQPPVLTPLTSSSSTVLVIGLTSGTRSPAEQRTFADWVLRPRLLATPGVSKVAVFGGEVRQLQIQLDPERMRTYGIGVAEVTDAAREATGVRGAGVIDQPNQRITIRAEGQALTPEALGRTVVREQGGSVLHLTDIARVVEAAEPRIGEGGVQGQRGLVIVVSAQLGANTKVVAQRVEAALARLEPTIRASGLLLHPRIFRPSEFIDLALRNIVTSLLLGAVLVAAILLVFLSDLSAAAISLTAIPLSLLTALIVLDLLGFGINTLTLGGLAIALGEVVDDAIIDVENIARRLREHRAAGGRGRSAAAVVLDASLEVRGSVVYATFVVAVVFLPVLALTGVQGALFRPLGLAYILAILASLGVALTVTPALTLFLLGRRSHRTHESPALAWIKARYARRLEWLADRPVAVGAATALLCLAALATLPFFGATFLPEFREGHYLIHMSAVPGTSLDESMRLGARVTEALRRDPRVRSVAQRIGRAELSEDTWGTHYTEFEVDLVPLKGREAETVQDDLRAVLARFPGVNFAIRGFLAERIEETLTGSTAELVVRVFGDDLDSLDLAARRVAQTLARVRGTADVQYDPPPVAPEVVIRLRPAELPLYGLRPNEVLTAIATATRGARVGQTFDGNRATDVVVTLLPERRARPEDLKALPLAGVSGRLVELGQVADVARTTGRFLISHVGARRVQTVTANVRGRDVESVTRDLERTLGPSARLPAGVYAEIGGSGTAQRAARAELLRNSLLAGAGILMLLWLAFGEARRLLLVLANLPFALVGGVLAVFATGGLLSLGSLVGFVTLFGIATRNAVMLISHYDHLVREEGATWGRSTATRGALERLGPILMTALVTALGLLPLALGSGDPGREIEGPMAIVILGGLTTSTLLSLFVLPTLALRFGRFAAAGEEVE from the coding sequence ATGCTGACCACCCTGGTCCGAGGCGCCATCCGGCACCGTGGCGTGGTGATCGGGTTGGCGCTTGCACTGGTGGTCTACGGAGCGGGTGTCGTCGCCGGATCCCGGCTCGACGTCTTTCCGGAGTTCGCGCCACCCCAGGTCTCCATCCAGACCGAGGCGCCGGGGCTCTCGCCGGAACAGGTCGAGATCCTGGTGACCAAGCCGATTGAGGACGCGATCAACGGCGTCGAGGGCATCGCCGCCGTCCGCTCGCAGTCGATCCAGGGCCTCTCCGTCATCACCGCGGTACTCGCGGAGCACGTCGACATCTATCGCGCTCGGCAGTCGCTGGCGGAGCGGCTGGGCGAGGCCGCGGGCCGGCTGCCCGAGACGGTTCAGCCGCCGGTCCTGACCCCGCTCACTTCGTCTTCCAGCACCGTGCTGGTGATCGGCCTCACCTCGGGAACCCGCTCACCGGCGGAGCAGCGCACGTTCGCCGATTGGGTGCTGCGGCCCCGGCTGCTCGCGACGCCGGGTGTGTCCAAGGTGGCGGTGTTCGGCGGTGAGGTCCGCCAGCTCCAGATCCAGCTCGATCCGGAACGCATGCGGACCTACGGGATCGGAGTTGCCGAGGTGACGGACGCGGCCCGTGAGGCCACCGGCGTTCGCGGTGCAGGCGTGATCGACCAGCCGAATCAGCGGATCACCATCCGCGCGGAGGGCCAGGCGCTGACACCCGAAGCGCTGGGTCGGACCGTCGTGCGGGAACAGGGAGGATCGGTCCTCCACCTCACCGACATCGCGCGGGTCGTCGAGGCTGCCGAGCCCCGCATCGGGGAAGGGGGGGTGCAGGGGCAGCGTGGTCTCGTCATCGTCGTCTCGGCGCAGCTCGGCGCCAACACCAAGGTCGTAGCACAGCGCGTGGAAGCGGCCCTGGCGCGGCTGGAGCCCACCATTCGCGCGAGCGGGCTGCTCCTGCATCCCAGGATCTTCCGGCCCTCGGAGTTCATCGACCTGGCCCTGCGGAACATCGTGACCTCGCTGTTGCTGGGTGCGGTGCTGGTCGCCGCGATTCTGCTGGTCTTCCTCTCCGACCTCAGCGCCGCCGCCATCTCCCTCACCGCCATTCCGCTCTCCCTGCTCACCGCGCTCATCGTGCTCGACCTCCTCGGCTTCGGGATCAACACCCTTACGCTCGGCGGCCTCGCCATCGCGCTGGGGGAGGTGGTGGACGATGCCATCATCGACGTGGAGAACATCGCCCGCCGGCTGCGGGAGCACCGGGCCGCGGGAGGACGGGGCCGGAGCGCCGCGGCCGTGGTGCTCGATGCGTCACTGGAGGTTCGGGGAAGCGTGGTCTACGCCACCTTCGTGGTGGCCGTGGTCTTTCTCCCGGTGCTCGCGCTGACCGGGGTGCAGGGCGCGTTGTTCCGGCCGCTGGGCCTGGCCTATATCCTGGCGATCCTCGCGTCCCTGGGAGTGGCATTGACCGTGACGCCCGCCCTCACGCTGTTCCTGCTCGGCCGGCGCAGTCACCGGACGCATGAGTCGCCGGCGCTCGCCTGGATCAAGGCGCGCTACGCCCGTCGGCTCGAGTGGCTGGCCGACCGCCCCGTCGCGGTCGGCGCCGCTACGGCGCTGCTCTGTCTCGCTGCACTGGCGACGCTCCCTTTCTTCGGGGCCACCTTCCTCCCCGAGTTTCGTGAGGGCCACTACCTGATACACATGTCCGCCGTCCCGGGCACCTCGCTGGATGAATCGATGCGACTGGGAGCCCGGGTGACGGAAGCGCTGCGTCGGGACCCGCGTGTTCGTTCCGTGGCTCAGCGCATCGGGCGCGCCGAGCTGTCGGAGGACACCTGGGGAACCCACTACACCGAGTTCGAGGTGGACCTGGTGCCGCTCAAGGGCCGGGAGGCTGAGACCGTGCAGGATGATCTGCGGGCGGTTCTCGCCCGCTTCCCCGGCGTCAACTTCGCCATCAGAGGATTCCTCGCGGAGCGAATCGAGGAGACGCTCACCGGGTCCACCGCGGAGCTGGTCGTTCGGGTGTTCGGAGATGACCTCGATAGTCTCGATCTGGCCGCCCGCAGGGTCGCCCAGACGCTGGCCCGCGTGCGCGGCACCGCCGACGTGCAGTACGATCCGCCGCCGGTAGCGCCGGAGGTGGTGATCCGCCTCCGGCCGGCCGAGCTGCCGCTCTACGGTCTTCGCCCCAACGAGGTCCTCACGGCGATTGCCACGGCGACCCGGGGCGCCCGGGTCGGCCAGACCTTCGACGGAAACCGCGCCACCGACGTGGTGGTCACGCTCCTGCCGGAGCGCCGGGCCCGGCCCGAGGACCTCAAGGCCCTCCCGCTCGCGGGCGTGAGCGGCCGGCTGGTGGAGCTGGGCCAGGTCGCGGACGTGGCACGGACGACAGGGCGATTCCTCATCAGCCACGTGGGAGCCCGCCGGGTGCAGACGGTGACCGCGAACGTACGCGGGCGCGACGTCGAGAGCGTGACCCGCGATCTCGAGCGCACCCTCGGACCGTCGGCCAGACTGCCGGCCGGCGTCTACGCCGAGATCGGGGGCAGCGGCACCGCGCAGCGAGCGGCGCGAGCGGAGCTGCTCCGCAACAGCCTGCTGGCCGGGGCGGGGATCCTGATGCTGCTGTGGCTGGCCTTCGGGGAGGCACGCCGGCTCCTGCTGGTGCTGGCCAATCTTCCGTTCGCGCTGGTGGGCGGCGTGCTCGCGGTCTTCGCCACGGGCGGGCTGCTCTCGCTCGGGTCGCTGGTCGGCTTCGTCACCCTGTTCGGCATCGCCACGCGGAATGCGGTGATGCTGATCTCGCACTACGATCACCTGGTGCGGGAGGAGGGCGCGACCTGGGGTCGGTCCACCGCCACCCGCGGCGCCTTGGAGCGGCTCGGTCCGATTTTGATGACGGCGCTGGTGACCGCGCTCGGCCTTCTTCCGCTGGCGCTGGGGAGCGGCGACCCGGGGCGCGAGATCGAGGGTCCGATGGCGATCGTCATCTTGGGCGGCTTGACCACGTCCACTTTGCTCAGCCTCTTCGTGCTGCCCACCCTGGCCCTACGCTTCGGCCGCTTCGCAGCTGCCGGTGAGGAGGTCGAGTAG
- a CDS encoding putative ABC exporter domain-containing protein yields the protein MIQAFRYLAWCTGRNRLARQLRQLRSPRYLAAVAFGLGYLWLVLVQQRPAPTAPRGIESRWVELLAALAVAGTAAWGWVFGVERRVLAFSPAEVTFLFSGPVTRTGLVHYKLLRNQLLILFNSLLWTLILARERFGVSPWLRALSIWILLTTLSFHRLGASFVRTSLLEHGRFALRHRVMSLLAVGAVLIAFVWSVRDALPALGEGWSEGAPSFLAAIVEASSRPLLGSLLRPFEIMVRPLTAPTPDAWLRAVGPAMLLLVLHYIWVIRSDTAFEEAAAEASLQRAKHLAAGRSGASVVPRLAHRRLPPFLRLRPLGWPAGAILWKNLLAVVRTRRIRNTAAGLALASVVVTLLSFTSHGGVAELAGWLAATWAGLMIVIGPQWVRNDLRGDLLKLDLLRSYPLKGTAIVTAEVAASTLVLTVAQLALLLVAYLALLGNAGAEPGLKMRSIILAAALVYLPAINFMGLLIHNAAAILFPAWVHLGGGRPGGVEVLGQNMLMVVAFLAVLGLALSVPAALGAGMFLLLGDPAGLWAIVPGSVVLLLALAGEAMLLVRWLGGVFERTDPASAGIVG from the coding sequence ATGATCCAGGCGTTCCGCTATCTGGCCTGGTGCACGGGACGCAACCGTCTGGCGCGGCAGCTCCGGCAGCTTCGGAGTCCGCGCTACCTCGCGGCCGTGGCGTTCGGGCTGGGATATCTCTGGCTCGTGCTGGTGCAGCAGCGGCCGGCACCGACGGCGCCGCGCGGCATCGAGAGCCGCTGGGTCGAGCTGCTGGCCGCGCTGGCGGTGGCCGGCACGGCGGCATGGGGGTGGGTCTTCGGGGTGGAGCGCCGGGTGCTCGCCTTCTCGCCCGCGGAGGTCACCTTTCTGTTCTCCGGTCCCGTCACCCGCACCGGGCTGGTGCACTACAAGCTGCTCCGGAACCAGCTGCTCATCCTCTTCAATTCGCTCCTCTGGACCCTGATCCTGGCCCGCGAGCGGTTCGGTGTCTCGCCCTGGCTCCGGGCGCTCTCCATCTGGATTCTCCTCACTACCCTGTCCTTCCACCGGCTGGGTGCCTCGTTTGTGCGAACCAGTCTGCTGGAGCACGGGCGGTTCGCCCTGCGCCACCGGGTGATGTCCCTGCTGGCGGTCGGCGCGGTGCTGATCGCGTTCGTGTGGAGCGTCCGGGACGCGCTGCCCGCGCTGGGCGAGGGGTGGTCCGAAGGGGCACCGAGCTTTCTGGCCGCTATCGTGGAGGCCAGCAGCCGACCGCTCTTGGGATCGCTGCTCCGTCCCTTCGAGATCATGGTCCGCCCGCTCACCGCGCCGACGCCGGATGCGTGGCTCCGGGCGGTCGGGCCGGCCATGCTTCTGCTGGTCCTTCACTACATCTGGGTGATCCGCTCGGACACGGCGTTCGAGGAGGCAGCCGCGGAAGCGTCGCTCCAGCGAGCCAAGCACCTGGCGGCGGGACGCTCGGGTGCGAGTGTCGTGCCGCGGCTGGCCCACCGGCGGCTCCCGCCGTTCCTTCGGCTTCGGCCCCTGGGCTGGCCGGCGGGCGCGATCCTCTGGAAGAACCTGCTGGCCGTGGTCCGCACTCGCCGGATCCGCAACACCGCGGCCGGCCTGGCGCTGGCGAGCGTGGTTGTGACCCTGCTGTCGTTCACCTCACATGGCGGCGTCGCCGAGCTGGCGGGCTGGCTGGCCGCGACGTGGGCCGGACTGATGATCGTCATCGGACCCCAATGGGTGAGGAATGATCTCCGGGGAGACCTGCTCAAGCTCGACCTGCTGCGAAGCTACCCGCTCAAGGGAACCGCGATCGTGACCGCGGAGGTGGCCGCCTCCACCCTGGTGCTCACCGTGGCCCAGCTCGCGCTCCTCCTGGTGGCCTATCTGGCGCTCCTGGGAAACGCCGGCGCCGAGCCTGGACTGAAAATGCGGAGCATCATTCTGGCCGCCGCGCTGGTGTATCTGCCGGCGATCAACTTCATGGGCCTGCTCATCCACAACGCGGCGGCGATCCTCTTTCCCGCATGGGTCCATCTAGGTGGGGGTCGTCCCGGCGGGGTCGAGGTGCTGGGCCAGAACATGTTGATGGTAGTCGCGTTCCTCGCGGTGCTCGGGCTCGCCTTGTCGGTGCCGGCGGCGCTCGGCGCGGGGATGTTTCTGCTGCTGGGAGATCCGGCCGGGCTCTGGGCGATCGTGCCGGGGAGCGTAGTCTTGCTCCTTGCGCTGGCGGGAGAGGCGATGCTTCTGGTGCGCTGGCTCGGCGGGGTGTTCGAGCGGACCGACCCGGCATCGGCCGGGATCGTGGGGTGA
- a CDS encoding ABC transporter ATP-binding protein, translating to MIEVDGLQKLYGDFPAVQGLSFRVQPGEVLGLVGPNGAGKTTTIRSIAGIIIPSAGRIRIAGHDLAGEPVAAKRVLAFIPDEPHLFDYLTVEEHLRFVGRLYQVPEVEERLPGILEELGLTAKRSALPGELSRGMKQKLAIACGLLHHPGALLLDEPLTGLDPVGIRRMKATIVRRAEEGAAVILSSHLLHLVEEICTRVLIMNRGKAVAFGTIPEIIAERPEMLGRRLEDVFLALIGQEGPAEA from the coding sequence GTGATCGAGGTCGACGGACTGCAAAAGCTCTACGGAGACTTCCCCGCCGTCCAGGGCCTGTCGTTCCGGGTCCAGCCGGGGGAAGTGCTCGGCCTGGTCGGCCCCAACGGCGCCGGGAAGACCACCACGATCCGGAGCATCGCCGGCATCATCATTCCGAGTGCCGGCCGGATCCGGATCGCGGGGCACGATCTGGCCGGCGAGCCGGTGGCCGCCAAGCGGGTGCTGGCCTTCATTCCCGATGAGCCGCATCTGTTCGACTACCTGACCGTCGAAGAGCACCTTCGTTTCGTGGGCCGTCTGTATCAGGTGCCGGAGGTGGAGGAGCGCCTCCCCGGCATTCTGGAGGAGTTGGGACTGACCGCCAAGCGGAGCGCGTTGCCGGGCGAGCTCTCGCGGGGCATGAAGCAGAAGCTCGCCATCGCCTGCGGGCTGCTGCACCATCCCGGCGCGCTGCTGCTGGACGAGCCGCTGACCGGCCTCGATCCGGTGGGGATTCGTCGGATGAAAGCGACCATCGTACGCCGGGCCGAGGAGGGAGCGGCGGTGATCCTGAGCTCCCATCTGCTGCATCTGGTGGAAGAGATCTGTACCCGGGTGCTCATCATGAACCGGGGCAAAGCGGTGGCCTTCGGCACCATCCCCGAGATCATTGCCGAGCGGCCCGAGATGCTGGGCCGGCGGCTGGAGGACGTGTTTCTGGCGCTGATCGGTCAGGAGGGGCCGGCCGAAGCATGA
- a CDS encoding aminodeoxychorismate/anthranilate synthase component II has protein sequence MLFVLDNYDSFTYNLVQYAGELGADPVVYRNDALTVADVLALSPGAIVISPGPCTPREAGISVPLVRAAAGRVPLLGVCLGHQAIGDAFGGRVVRADRLMHGKTTMVQHSGHMLFQQIPSPFEAMRYHSLVVSPAGLPAELEVTAWSADRPAGSEIMALCHRTLPIYGVQFHPESVGTSQGKRLLTNFLALTRDGATLSPAGVP, from the coding sequence ATGCTCTTCGTCCTCGACAACTACGACAGCTTCACCTACAACCTGGTCCAGTATGCCGGCGAGCTGGGCGCCGATCCGGTGGTCTACCGGAACGACGCGCTCACGGTCGCGGACGTCCTCGCCCTCTCGCCCGGTGCCATCGTCATCTCGCCCGGGCCCTGCACCCCCCGCGAGGCGGGGATCTCGGTCCCGCTGGTCCGCGCCGCGGCCGGCCGGGTGCCCCTGCTCGGTGTCTGCCTGGGTCATCAAGCCATCGGCGATGCCTTCGGCGGCCGCGTGGTGCGGGCCGACCGGCTGATGCACGGAAAGACCACCATGGTCCAGCACTCCGGCCACATGCTGTTCCAGCAGATCCCCAGCCCCTTCGAGGCCATGCGCTACCATTCGCTGGTGGTCTCGCCCGCGGGTCTGCCGGCAGAGCTCGAGGTCACCGCGTGGTCCGCGGACCGCCCGGCCGGCAGTGAGATCATGGCGTTGTGCCACCGGACGCTGCCCATTTATGGGGTGCAGTTCCACCCCGAGTCGGTCGGCACCAGCCAGGGAAAACGCCTCCTGACGAACTTTCTGGCACTAACCCGGGATGGCGCCACCCTGAGCCCGGCTGGTGTTCCCTAA
- the kdsB gene encoding 3-deoxy-manno-octulosonate cytidylyltransferase, whose amino-acid sequence MMRVLGVIPARLGSTRLPHKPLQLLAGEPLITRVIQRVMEHGLVERLVVATDAPAVAEVVRQSGVPAVLTDAGHLSGTDRVAEVARRREFAGFDVVVNVQGDEPFLSREAVAGALQRVDEGDDVGTAAAPLEPALAADPSRVKVVTDARGRALYFSRSVIPHRRDPGEPADELYWQHLGIYAYTRAALECWVRAQPSPAELAERLEQLRALHYGLAIGVSRLAEPALPGIDTPDDLRRAEAHWHALQG is encoded by the coding sequence ATGATGCGCGTCCTTGGTGTCATTCCGGCTCGTCTAGGCTCCACCCGACTCCCTCACAAACCGCTCCAGTTGCTGGCCGGTGAGCCGCTCATCACCCGGGTGATTCAGCGCGTCATGGAGCACGGACTGGTCGAGCGGCTGGTGGTAGCGACGGACGCGCCGGCCGTCGCTGAGGTCGTCCGACAATCGGGCGTGCCGGCGGTGCTGACGGATGCGGGGCACCTCTCGGGCACCGACCGGGTGGCCGAGGTGGCCCGGCGCCGCGAGTTCGCCGGGTTCGACGTGGTGGTGAATGTCCAGGGGGACGAGCCGTTCCTGAGCCGCGAGGCCGTGGCTGGCGCCCTCCAGCGGGTGGACGAGGGCGACGACGTGGGTACCGCAGCCGCGCCGCTCGAGCCCGCACTCGCGGCGGATCCCTCCCGGGTCAAGGTGGTCACGGACGCGCGGGGCCGAGCCCTCTATTTCTCGCGATCCGTCATTCCCCATCGCCGCGACCCGGGCGAGCCGGCCGACGAGCTCTACTGGCAGCACCTGGGCATCTACGCCTATACCCGTGCTGCGCTGGAGTGCTGGGTCCGCGCTCAGCCGAGCCCGGCGGAGCTTGCGGAGCGGCTAGAGCAGCTCCGGGCGCTGCACTATGGGCTCGCCATCGGGGTGAGCCGCCTGGCCGAGCCGGCGTTGCCAGGCATCGATACGCCGGATGACCTTCGACGGGCAGAAGCCCACTGGCACGCACTACAAGGGTGA
- a CDS encoding CTP synthase, which translates to MTFDGQKPTGTHYKGETMTTGPNATKYIFVTGGVVSSLGKGIAAASLGRLLVERGLAVTMQKFDPYINVDPGTMSPFQHGEVFVTDDGAETDLDLGHYERFIDRSLSQQNNVTTGRIYQTVINKERRGEYLGSTVQVIPHITDEIKNAIRRTAPGHDVVITEIGGTVGDIEAMPFLEGIRQFRQEVGRDNALFIHLTLVPFIAAAGELKTKPTQHSVRDLMQLGIQPDILICRSEQPISPDIKRKIALFCNVDFGCVVESPDVTSIYEIPLRFLEQGLDREVCQRLRLETKDPDLRGWKAMTDRILHPSHRVRIAVVGKYTALHDAYKSVSEALIHGGIPHDAKVEVEWIPSDRFTDQAAAGRLLKEFDGLLIPGGFGERGVEGMVQAIRWARENDLPFFGICLGLQVAIIEFARHVCGLPDTNSTEFAPDCESPVIALMQSQRDVSDLGGTMRLGAYTARLRPGSRVAQAYGVNEISERHRHRWEVSNAFRDVLAEYGLRLSGQSPDGGLVETIELPDHSWFIGCQFHPELKSRPTRPHPLFAGFVGAALRRRLGGPPTPAPKELVELAR; encoded by the coding sequence ATGACCTTCGACGGGCAGAAGCCCACTGGCACGCACTACAAGGGTGAGACTATGACCACGGGTCCCAACGCGACCAAATACATCTTCGTCACCGGCGGCGTCGTCTCCTCCCTCGGGAAAGGCATCGCCGCCGCTTCATTGGGACGGTTGCTGGTCGAGCGCGGGCTCGCCGTGACGATGCAGAAGTTCGACCCCTACATCAACGTCGATCCCGGTACGATGTCGCCGTTTCAGCACGGCGAGGTGTTCGTCACCGACGACGGCGCGGAGACCGATCTCGACCTGGGCCACTACGAGCGCTTCATCGACCGCTCGCTCTCCCAACAGAACAACGTGACCACGGGACGGATCTACCAGACGGTGATCAACAAGGAGCGCCGCGGCGAGTACCTCGGGTCTACCGTTCAGGTCATCCCCCACATCACCGACGAGATCAAGAACGCCATCCGGCGCACCGCTCCCGGCCACGACGTGGTGATCACCGAGATCGGCGGCACCGTGGGCGACATCGAGGCGATGCCGTTCCTGGAGGGAATCCGGCAGTTCCGCCAGGAGGTCGGGCGGGACAACGCGCTCTTCATCCACCTGACCCTGGTGCCGTTCATCGCCGCGGCGGGCGAGCTCAAGACCAAGCCGACGCAGCACTCGGTGCGGGACCTGATGCAGCTCGGGATCCAGCCCGACATCCTCATCTGCCGGAGCGAGCAGCCGATCTCTCCCGACATCAAGCGCAAGATCGCCCTCTTCTGCAACGTGGACTTCGGCTGCGTGGTGGAGAGCCCGGACGTCACCTCGATCTACGAGATCCCCCTGCGCTTTCTGGAGCAGGGGCTCGATCGCGAGGTGTGCCAGCGCCTCCGGCTGGAGACCAAGGACCCCGATCTCCGGGGCTGGAAGGCGATGACCGACCGCATCCTGCATCCTTCGCACCGGGTCCGGATCGCCGTCGTGGGCAAGTACACCGCGCTGCACGATGCCTACAAGTCGGTGAGCGAGGCGCTGATCCACGGTGGCATTCCGCACGACGCCAAGGTGGAGGTCGAGTGGATCCCCAGCGACCGGTTCACCGACCAGGCCGCCGCGGGCCGGCTGCTGAAGGAGTTCGACGGATTGCTCATACCCGGCGGCTTCGGCGAGCGCGGGGTGGAGGGCATGGTACAGGCGATCCGCTGGGCCCGGGAGAACGACCTGCCGTTCTTCGGGATCTGCCTCGGCCTGCAGGTCGCCATCATCGAGTTCGCCCGCCACGTCTGCGGTTTGCCGGACACCAACAGCACCGAATTCGCCCCCGATTGCGAGTCGCCGGTGATCGCCCTCATGCAGTCCCAGCGGGACGTGAGCGATCTGGGCGGCACCATGCGGCTCGGCGCCTATACGGCGCGACTGAGGCCCGGGTCGCGGGTGGCTCAGGCGTACGGAGTCAACGAGATCAGCGAGCGGCACCGGCACCGGTGGGAGGTCAGCAACGCCTTCCGCGACGTGTTGGCGGAATACGGGCTGCGTCTCTCAGGACAGTCACCCGACGGCGGCCTGGTGGAGACGATCGAGCTCCCCGATCACAGCTGGTTCATCGGATGCCAGTTTCATCCGGAGCTCAAGTCGCGCCCCACCCGGCCTCATCCGCTCTTCGCCGGGTTCGTCGGTGCCGCGCTCCGGCGCCGCCTGGGAGGGCCGCCCACCCCCGCGCCGAAGGAGCTGGTCGAGCTGGCGCGCTGA
- the kdsA gene encoding 3-deoxy-8-phosphooctulonate synthase, translating to MGWTFGRVPFLIAGPCVVEPGDVLPRVADALARLSHARGIPVCFKASFDKANRAQPGATRGPGLDEGLRVLERVRASSGLPVLTDIHESQQAAPAAAVVDALQIPAFLCRQTDLLLAAGATGKPVNVKKGQWVAADGMAGAVGKVRSAGCTDVAVTERGTFFGYGDLVVDMRNFARMRQATGARVLFDATHAVQQPGQGPGGASGGHREFIPQLLVAAAAAGADGFFVETHPDPARALSDAATQWPLDRLDELVGRTLDVWARAHD from the coding sequence ATGGGATGGACCTTTGGCCGCGTCCCTTTTCTGATTGCCGGCCCCTGTGTGGTCGAGCCGGGGGACGTGCTCCCGCGCGTGGCGGATGCGCTCGCCCGGCTCTCGCACGCACGCGGCATTCCGGTCTGCTTCAAGGCCAGCTTCGACAAGGCCAATCGGGCGCAGCCCGGCGCCACCAGAGGCCCCGGGCTGGACGAGGGCCTCCGGGTGCTGGAGCGGGTGCGCGCCTCGAGCGGCCTGCCGGTGCTCACCGACATCCACGAGTCGCAGCAGGCGGCGCCGGCGGCCGCCGTGGTCGACGCGCTGCAGATCCCGGCCTTCCTCTGCCGGCAGACCGATCTGCTGCTGGCGGCGGGCGCCACGGGCAAGCCGGTGAACGTGAAGAAGGGGCAATGGGTGGCGGCCGACGGGATGGCGGGCGCGGTCGGCAAGGTGCGGAGCGCCGGGTGCACCGATGTCGCCGTCACCGAGCGGGGCACCTTCTTCGGCTATGGCGACCTCGTGGTCGACATGCGCAACTTCGCCCGGATGCGTCAGGCCACCGGCGCGCGAGTGCTGTTCGACGCGACGCACGCGGTGCAGCAGCCGGGGCAGGGGCCGGGGGGCGCGAGCGGTGGCCACCGCGAGTTCATCCCGCAGCTCCTGGTGGCCGCGGCGGCGGCAGGTGCCGATGGCTTCTTCGTGGAAACGCATCCCGATCCCGCTCGCGCCTTGAGCGACGCGGCGACCCAGTGGCCGCTCGACCGTCTGGACGAGCTGGTCGGCCGCACACTGGACGTCTGGGCCCGGGCGCATGATTGA
- a CDS encoding HAD hydrolase family protein has protein sequence MARRIRVLGLDVDGVLTDNGVFLGLMDGEAVELKRFDIQDGLGLVLLRSAGLPVIWLSGRSSQATAARARELKVEELLEVAGPEKLPAFADLLERRGIGWDEAAFVGDDLADLQVLRRVGLPIAVANAVAEVKAVASYVTRASGGHGAVREIAEALLKARGEWSDILRRYFTEPAHRAV, from the coding sequence GTGGCGCGTCGCATCCGCGTGCTCGGGCTCGACGTCGATGGCGTGCTGACCGACAACGGCGTCTTCCTCGGCCTGATGGACGGGGAGGCGGTCGAGCTCAAGCGATTCGATATCCAGGACGGACTCGGCCTGGTGCTGCTGCGGAGCGCGGGGCTGCCGGTCATCTGGCTGAGCGGCCGATCGTCCCAGGCCACGGCCGCGCGGGCCCGCGAGCTCAAGGTCGAGGAGCTCCTTGAGGTGGCGGGCCCCGAAAAGCTGCCCGCATTCGCCGACCTGCTGGAGCGGCGGGGCATCGGCTGGGACGAGGCCGCGTTCGTGGGAGATGATCTGGCGGACCTCCAGGTGCTCCGCCGGGTGGGGCTGCCCATCGCGGTGGCGAATGCGGTGGCTGAAGTGAAGGCCGTCGCGTCCTACGTGACCCGCGCCTCGGGCGGGCACGGCGCGGTCCGCGAGATCGCCGAGGCACTGCTGAAGGCTCGGGGGGAATGGTCCGACATTCTACGACGCTACTTCACGGAGCCGGCACACCGTGCCGTTTGA